One genomic segment of Methylocystis sp. SC2 includes these proteins:
- the ilvN gene encoding acetolactate synthase small subunit, producing the protein MNAPASPPSPYSAAVPSAKAEAHTLSVLVDNEPGVLARVVGLFSGRGYNIESLTVAEVAHAEHLSRITILTSGAPETIDQIHHQLERLVPVHQVTDLTISMRSLERELAMVKVKGRGEHRTFALQLAEAFRARIVDATTESFIFELTGKPHKIDEFIDLMRPIGLVEVSRTGVAAISRGPDPI; encoded by the coding sequence ATGAACGCTCCCGCTTCCCCGCCATCTCCCTATTCCGCCGCCGTGCCGAGCGCGAAGGCGGAAGCGCATACGCTCTCCGTGCTCGTCGACAATGAGCCGGGCGTATTGGCGCGCGTCGTCGGGCTGTTTTCCGGCCGCGGCTACAATATCGAGAGCCTCACGGTCGCCGAAGTCGCCCACGCCGAACATCTCTCGCGCATCACCATATTGACCTCCGGCGCGCCGGAGACGATCGACCAGATTCATCATCAGCTCGAGCGACTCGTCCCCGTGCATCAGGTGACCGACCTCACCATCTCGATGCGCTCGCTCGAACGCGAACTCGCCATGGTCAAAGTGAAGGGCCGCGGCGAGCATCGCACCTTCGCGCTGCAGCTCGCCGAGGCCTTTCGCGCCCGCATCGTCGACGCCACCACCGAGAGCTTCATTTTCGAATTGACCGGCAAACCGCACAAGATCGACGAATTCATCGACCTCATGCGTCCGATCGGACTCGTCGAGGTCTCCCGCACAGGCGTCGCCGCCATCTCGCGCGGGCCGGATCCGATCTAA